The Polaribacter sp. Q13 sequence ACTTTTAAAAGCCAATCATTAGGCAAGGTTTCTTTTAGACCTAAACAGTTATTTATAATACATAGCAACCTATTCATATTGGCTTCTACACACATTAAACCTAGGCCTTCAAAATTTGATGGCATAAATAAGTAATCAAAGGATTCTAAATATTGTGATAAATTAAATATTTTATCATATTTACTAACATGTTTTAATGATTCAGTGGCATTTAGCAATGTAACCTCTAAAGAACCTTCCCCAATAATATGAAAATGAAAACGATTATCATTTTTTAAAGCATTTATAACCGAAATTAATTCAGCAACACCTTTTTGATATTCTAATCTCCCTGCAAATAAAATATTAATTTTATTATTTTTTATGTCTGGAAATATTTTTTGGATTGATTTCTCTACACCATTAAAAATAATTGGGAGTTTTTCTACTTTATTTTGTTCTTTATAACTATGTTTTGTAGAAGTTGAAATGGCCACATTACTATTTTTTTTTATAAAAAAAGGTTCTACAATAGCACCTATTTTGCCCCATTCATTCCATAATTGGGTGTTGTGTATTGTTCTAACATATTTATGTTTTAACATAAATAAACCAGCTAATTTTGAAAACAAAAAAACACTTAAATCGGGTATTTCTGTATGAGTATGAATAATATTAGGCCTTATTTTAAAACATTTTAACAGAAAAGTTATAGGAAAAAATAAAATAGCTAATTTTTTAGATGAAATATTGGAACGGTGGTAGTGAATGTTATTGGCCTTACATTCTTCTATAAATTTATCAGAAAATTCAGAATTTGCACGCACAATTTCAAATAAATGATACTCAAAATTCACAGATTTAGACTTAGCAATATTAATAGCTACTCGCTCTGCTCCTCCCATATCAAAATGAGTAATTATATGAAATACTTTACTCTTCATTAAAAATAGCTTTTTTTAAAACTTTAAGCTGATAATATGGATTGTACTTCTCATCAATTATTTGAAAACAATTATCAACCAATTCATTATTTTTAGTAGGGTGTTTTTTCAACCAATCTTTAATTGAATTCTTTAAAGACTCCAAATTATTTTCTTCAAAAAATGCACCACTAACTCCTTTCGTTATAGATTCATATTCTGGCATTTGATTACTAAAATTTGAATGGGTTATTACGGGCGTTCCAAAAGATAAAGAATGTATAGCTGTTAAACCAACATTACCAGGAGACAAACAAATGTCTGCATTATAAATAAGATTACCAACCTCATACTCATCATAACAAGCGCCATAAAACCAACTATACTGTTCTAAGCCATCTTTTTTTGCTTTATTTACTAAAATGTCTTTTTCATTCCCTTCTCCAATATAGATACAATTAACATTCAGGTTTTCTTCTCCTAATACTTTCATTACCTCTAAAATCATCGATAACTTTTTCTTTTTCTCTAAACGACCAATAAATAATAGTACAGGAAAATCATTCTTAAAATATTTTTTGTAAGTTTCATTTTTAGAAAGAGATTTTCTGATTTTTAATTGGTTTTCATAATCCAAAGAATTAGCTATAACATATAATTTTTCAGGTTTATACCCTATCTCCATTAAAATACTTTTCGCGTATTCGCCATATAATAATAACCCTTTAGATGGCCCAAAATAAAGTTTATTCTTTATGCGATGTAAACTAGATTCTTTGCCATTACAACCGTGAGTCCAGAAGAATACGTTTTTACCAAGTAATTTTGCTGTATAAATAAAAATCCAACTACTCAAACAAGCTGTATCTACTGTTAAAATATAATTTTTGTAATTTTTAAACAAAAGTTTTAAGACCCCTGTTTGCCAAATGATACGTTTTTTAACAACAATGTTTCTGAACTTTTTTCTAAACCCATTAAGGCTACTTACATCCATAGCTTTTAATGTGCCTGGTACGTTTTTTCCAAAATAAAAATCACATCCTAACTCTTTGTCCATCAATTCGTATATAGATTTTCTATAATGAGGTGGATAATTGAAAATACAACAAACTTTTTTTTGCATAATTATAAATACATTAATACATTTTTGGCCCCATCTAAGTTTATTACTTTTGCAGGAACACCAGCAACAGTGGCACCTTCAGGAACATCTTTTATAACTACAGTATTAGGCGCTATAAAAACATTATCACCTATTTTTATATTACCTACAATTTTACAACCGGGAGCTAGTACCACATTGTCTCCTATAATAGGTGTGCCTTTACCTCTAACGCTTCCAATAGTGACTCCTTGAAATATAGTGCAATTAGCCCCTATAAGTGCCCCCCCGTTTATTACTATACAAGAAAAATGCGGAAAGTTTAATCCTTTACCACAGGTAGTCATAAAATCTATTTGTATACCTGTTTTTAACTGATTCCTTTTATGTATCACATATGTTAACCCATAAAGGGTTTTAAATATTATATTTTTTTTCGCCCCTAAATACGTATCTAACCTAAACCAAAAGGTAATCTTAAAAGAGGCATTAAAAAGTAAGTATCTTAATGCGTTCTTTTTGTTTGCTATTGTAAGTCTCCCTAAATCAGACTTTATATCTTGTCTACATTCCTTAAAAGTCATAATATTTTATTTTTTTAAACTCCATATAAATGGGAAAATAACTCTTAAGTGATTGGTCCCATAATGCCAAATGGCATTGGTTATACCTTTATGTCGTTTCTCAAAAATAAAAAACTCTTCGGGGTTGTTTCCTAAAGGAGATCGAAAAGCTTTCCACCTTTGTTTAAGAGTTTTTTTAGGATTGCACCAAGTAGCTAAGCTTTCATGGACATCGCATTTTCCTAAAAAGCCTGGTGCCACATACATTTTAATTCCTAGTTTAGAAGCACGTAAGCCATAATCAAAATCTCCTAGGGCATGGTGGAAAACAGGGTCGTTATACCCTACTTTTTGATAAACCTCTTTTGGAATCCATACTATATTTCCATTAAAATAATCACAAGCTATTGCTTGTTCTTTTGGAGTTATCAATCCATCAATTAGACTACGCCCACCATAAGTAGTTACTTTTTGTTTGCCATCTAAAGCACTGGTAGCTCCAACAATAATGGCTTGGTTATCCTTTTGTTTAGAAGTTGATGCTAATGCTTCTAAAACATCTTTGTTAAGTTCTGTGTCATCATTTAACCAAAGGTAAAAATCAAAATCGTTAGATTTTACAGCTGTAGACCAAGCCAAATACATACCTCTATTCCAAAATAAACTTCCACTTCCATGAATAATAATAACTTCTGGAAATTGATTTTTTACTGCTTCTCTAGTGCCATCTGTAGAGTCATCATCAACCAGAAAAACTGTAAATATATACCCTACGGGTATTTTATTTAAATAAAGTCCTTTTAAGCATTCTATTGTTTTTTCCTTCCGGTTATAACAAGCGAGTAGTATTGCTATTTGTTTAACAACCATTTCATTTTCTTTTATTAATAAAGTATTCTAGCTTACGATAACGCTTTTCAAAAATACCACGAACCCAAATTTTAACTTCTATGTCTGACATTTTACGGAATGATTTTGAAAAGCACATGCCGATCATCAACCATAAAAGCACATAATTTAAAGTAAAATTATTAATATCTTCTACCCAGGAAAAGGCCCAACGAAATGCTACAAATAGCCCAAGCATTTTGCTAAAAATATTTTTCGATTGATTTATGGCTACATAGCTCGCTTTCCAGAAAACTAAGAAATACAGAATCACTCCAACAACTCCTGTCCATGTAAAGATATTCAAAATACCTACTTCATTACCCAATCGCTCCTTGCGACCAGTAACCTCTGCTATTTCAGAAAAAGCTTCTGTATCATTTCCTCGTGCAGGACTTCGCCCAATTAACCAAGAATTATGGTTTTGCGCAGATTGTAAAACCTCTACATACAAAAAAGACCGCGTATCCGTTTTTAAATTAGCTTCCTCAATTTCACCTTCCGAATTCCTGCTTACTTCCATATAATCTCCCTCAATGTAATCACCCATTTTAAAAACATTAAAGGTTCCCATAGTTGCAAAAACAAACAAAATTATAGGAGCGAATAAAAAGACTAAACGTACTGAATCTATAATCCATTTAGAAATAAATAATCGAAAATAATAAATAAGCATAAGAAACAATGCTACAACAAATTTTATCACATAACTTCTTGCACCTAGATTAATTAGAATTACCAATATTGAAAGAGTAAGTATCCCGATTTGCCACTTTTTTGTCAAAACTGGTAAAAATAGAAGAAATAAACTTACAACTACCAGATACTGCCCATAAGCCCCTGTTGGTATAAAAGGTATAAATAAAATAAAAATGGGCAGTCCGTATATAATATAAAACCTTAAAATAGATTGTACTATATGTTTATCTGTTGCTACAAATGCCAGCAGAGGTAGAAGTAATGCCAATGCATTTCCAAACAAACCTTTAAAATCCCAATAGGTTTCAGCTATAAATACACCTCGAAAAGAACTAAAGATATTCCACCAAAGATAAACCATAACAATTATCATGGCTTTTGCATTTCTTGGCTTAAAGAAATAATATTTGAAACGCCAAAATAAATACAATATTAATGACTTAATAAGCCACCAAATGGTGGTATTCTTTATTGGTAATGAAGTATATGGTTCTAATGAAAGAACAGCAATAAAAATTATACTAATTGGTAAAAGTTTAAGTATGGTAGCTTTATTCATTATTAATCACTTTTTTAATGAATTTAGCTGGATTACCTGCCCATATTTCATTAGCAGGAATACTTTTAGTCACCACAGAACATGCTCCTACAATAGAATTTTTTCCAATAATTACCCCCTTCAAAATAGTAGTATGAGCTCCAATAAAAACATGATCTTTTATTTCTACAGCTACATTGGCTGTGTTTTTAGTATCCATAGCTGCATTTTGTCGAATACTTGCTTCTAATGAATGGAAATCGGTATCGTAAATGCAAACACCACCACCTATTTTTACATAGTTACCAATAGTAATACTTTTATGAGCTACAAGTGCAGTAGAGCTTATACCTACATGATTACCAATTACAATTGATGCATTTCGATCTACAAAAAGAACACATTTTTGTGGCCGACCAATAGGATTACCTAAAAGACCGTTATTCATTTTAAAATTATCCCCAATACTACAAGATGCCCCCCTTGCAACACTTATAAAAGGAATTCCATTAGAATCTATTTTGCCAAACTTCACGTTATTACAATAAAGTAGCAACCTTGTGCAAATAGTATTAGCACACTTCCTTACTGAACCGTATAGGTTTCGGAATAACTTAAATAGAAGAGTTATAATTTTTTGCATACTGTTTGATATATTGCATTTAACCTTTGAGCATTGTGCTTTCCATTGTGACGTAATACAGCAGCTTTTTTTCCGTTGACTGATAGTTTGCTTGTAAATTCATCATCCGAAAATATATCACATACTGACTTTGCCAACATTTCCACTTCTTCAAAACGATACAGTAAGCCCGATTCTCCATGGGTAATCATATCTGGAGTACCTCCAACGTAAGAAGCTACACAAGGAACACCTAATAATTGGGCTTCACCTACTGAATTGGGACTATTTTCGATGGAAGAAGGACAAACAAAAACATTCGACTTTAGATATCTTTTACACATTTCAGCTTCAGATAGTAGTCCGGTAAAAATGATATGATCC is a genomic window containing:
- a CDS encoding glycosyltransferase family 4 protein, whose amino-acid sequence is MKSKVFHIITHFDMGGAERVAINIAKSKSVNFEYHLFEIVRANSEFSDKFIEECKANNIHYHRSNISSKKLAILFFPITFLLKCFKIRPNIIHTHTEIPDLSVFLFSKLAGLFMLKHKYVRTIHNTQLWNEWGKIGAIVEPFFIKKNSNVAISTSTKHSYKEQNKVEKLPIIFNGVEKSIQKIFPDIKNNKINILFAGRLEYQKGVAELISVINALKNDNRFHFHIIGEGSLEVTLLNATESLKHVSKYDKIFNLSQYLESFDYLFMPSNFEGLGLMCVEANMNRLLCIINNCLGLKETLPNDWLLKVENNSIEAYLNIFNEKIQNIDKEKMIDQASKFANENFSLTQMQEKYEALYIQKLK
- a CDS encoding glycosyltransferase; its protein translation is MQKKVCCIFNYPPHYRKSIYELMDKELGCDFYFGKNVPGTLKAMDVSSLNGFRKKFRNIVVKKRIIWQTGVLKLLFKNYKNYILTVDTACLSSWIFIYTAKLLGKNVFFWTHGCNGKESSLHRIKNKLYFGPSKGLLLYGEYAKSILMEIGYKPEKLYVIANSLDYENQLKIRKSLSKNETYKKYFKNDFPVLLFIGRLEKKKKLSMILEVMKVLGEENLNVNCIYIGEGNEKDILVNKAKKDGLEQYSWFYGACYDEYEVGNLIYNADICLSPGNVGLTAIHSLSFGTPVITHSNFSNQMPEYESITKGVSGAFFEENNLESLKNSIKDWLKKHPTKNNELVDNCFQIIDEKYNPYYQLKVLKKAIFNEE
- a CDS encoding serine O-acetyltransferase; protein product: MTFKECRQDIKSDLGRLTIANKKNALRYLLFNASFKITFWFRLDTYLGAKKNIIFKTLYGLTYVIHKRNQLKTGIQIDFMTTCGKGLNFPHFSCIVINGGALIGANCTIFQGVTIGSVRGKGTPIIGDNVVLAPGCKIVGNIKIGDNVFIAPNTVVIKDVPEGATVAGVPAKVINLDGAKNVLMYL
- a CDS encoding glycosyltransferase family 2 protein is translated as MVVKQIAILLACYNRKEKTIECLKGLYLNKIPVGYIFTVFLVDDDSTDGTREAVKNQFPEVIIIHGSGSLFWNRGMYLAWSTAVKSNDFDFYLWLNDDTELNKDVLEALASTSKQKDNQAIIVGATSALDGKQKVTTYGGRSLIDGLITPKEQAIACDYFNGNIVWIPKEVYQKVGYNDPVFHHALGDFDYGLRASKLGIKMYVAPGFLGKCDVHESLATWCNPKKTLKQRWKAFRSPLGNNPEEFFIFEKRHKGITNAIWHYGTNHLRVIFPFIWSLKK
- a CDS encoding acyltransferase; amino-acid sequence: MKFGKIDSNGIPFISVARGASCSIGDNFKMNNGLLGNPIGRPQKCVLFVDRNASIVIGNHVGISSTALVAHKSITIGNYVKIGGGVCIYDTDFHSLEASIRQNAAMDTKNTANVAVEIKDHVFIGAHTTILKGVIIGKNSIVGACSVVTKSIPANEIWAGNPAKFIKKVINNE